Genomic segment of Ralstonia pickettii:
TCCCGCCTTCTGGGACGAGCGGTTCAGCCGCGAGCACACCCCATGGGACGCGGCCGGTGTGCCTGCCGCATTCCAGCAATTTTGTGAATCGCAGCCTGCGCCGCTTTCCACCTTGATCCCCGGTTGCGGCAGTGCCTACGAGGCCGGCTGGCTGGCCGAGCGCGGCTGGCCCGTCACGGCGATCGACTTTGCACCGAGCGCCGTGGCATCGGCCAGAGCCGTGCTGGGCCCGCACGCCGACGTGGTGGAAATGGCGGATTTCTTCGGCTTCTCGCCGGCTCGCTCGGTGCAATGGATCTACGAACGCGCATTTCTGTGTGCGATGCCGCGTCGGCTGTGGCCCGACTACGCCGCGCAGGTGGCGAAATTGCTACCGCCGGGCGGGTTGCTTGCGGGCTTCTTTGCCGTGGTGGAAGGCCGCGAGGCGGTGCCTAAGGGGCCACCCTTTGAAACCACGCAGCCCGAGCTGGATGCGCTGCTGTCGCCCGCGTTCGAGCGCATCAGCGATATACCCATTGCCGAGGCAGACTCGATTCCGGTGTTCGCGGGGCGCGAGCGTTGGCAAGTCTGGCGGCGCCGCGCTGATTGATCTGTCTACCCGGCCAGTGTTGGTGCGAAGCAACATGGGCCATGGTCAGGGAAAAGCCTGCCCGCGCCCGTTGCGGGCCGTCGCACAAAAATCTGGCAATCGGGGCGGCATTCGTGGTCGCACCGATGCCCCGGCGCGCGGTCCCATCGCTATAATCCGGCCACTTTGCCCGGCGCCCAGCGGCCCCAAGCCGGGACGCCCTGGGGTCTTCCCGCTTCTTTCCGCGCTGCCATGCTGATCTGGTTTGTCATTGTTTACTGGGTGATTTCGGTCGGGATCGGCCTCTGGGCGGCGCTGCGCGTGCGCAATACCGCCGATTTCGCCGTGGCTGGCCGCAGCCTGCCGTTCTACGTCGTGACCGCCACGGTGTTCGCCACCTGGTTTGGCTCCGAGGCGGTGCTCGGGATTCCCGCAGAATTTCTCAAGGACGGCCTGCACGGTGTGGTGGCCGATCCGTTCGGTTCGTCGTTGTGCCTGGTGTTGGTGGGTCTGTTCTTCGCCAAGCCGCTGTACCGGATGAACCTGCTCACCATTGGTGACTTCTATCGCAACCGCTTCGGCCGCGTCGCAGAAACGCTGACCACCCTGTGCATCGTCGTGTCGTACCTGGGCTGGGTGGCAGCGCAGATCAAGGCGCTGGGGCTGGTGTTCTACACCGTGTCTGACGGCGCGGTTTCGCAAGACCTCGGGATGATGATCGGCGCGGGCAGCGTCCTCGTCTACACGCTGTTCGGCGGCATGTGGTCGGTGGCGGTGACGGACTTCATCCAGATGATCATCATCGTGATCGGCATGCTGTACATCGGCTGGGAAGTGTCGGGTCAGGCCGGTGGCGTCGGGACGGTGGTGGCGCACGCGGCGGCTTCGGGCAAGTTTTCGTTCTGGCCGGCGTTCAATCCGATCGAAATCATCGGCTTCGTGACGGCGTGGATCACCATGATGCTCGGCTCGATCCCGCAGCAGGACGTGTTCCAGCGGGTGACGTCGTCGCGCACGGAGCGCATCGCCGGCACAGCTTCGGTGTTGGGCGGCGTGCTGTACTTCATGTTCGCGTTCGTGCCGATGTTCCTGGCCTATTCCGCCACGCTCATCGATCCGCAGATGGTGGCAAAGTACATCGATACCGATTCGCAGATGATTCTGCCGAACCTGGTGCTGCAGCATGCGCCGATCTTTGCGCAGGTGATGTTCTTCGGCGCGCTGCTCTCAGCCATCAAGAGCTGCGCCAGCGCGACGCTGCTCGCGCCGTCCGTGACGTTTGCCGAAAACGTGCTGCGCCCGCTGTTGCCGAACATGGACGACAAGCGCTTCCTGCGCGTCATGCAGGCCGTGGTGCTGACGTTCACGGTGCTGGTGACGCTGTTTGCGCTGAACTCGCACCTGTCGATCTTCCACATGGTCGAAAGTGCTTACAAGGTAACGCTGGTGGCTGCCTTCGTGCCGCTGGCCTTTGGCCTGTTTTGGAAGCGCGCGACGAAGCAGGGTGGGCTGCTGGCGATTATCGTGGGCCTCGCGGCATGGATCTGGTGCGAAGTGTTCCTGCCCAATGCGATGCTTCCGCCACAATTGGTTGGCCTTTTGGCCAGCTTTGGCGCCATGGTCCTGGGCTCGCTCGGCCCGCAGTGGATCGAGAACCGCGCGCCGACCACGAAGGCGGCTACGCAAGCCTGAGCGTCTTGTTGAGGGCGTGCGCGGTGTGCCACTTTGTCGCACATCGCCATCGCCCGCGCCGAATCTGCGGTCTGGAATTCCCTCAAAAGGGTTTATAATTCAAGGCTTTGCGCGCCAGCACTTGTATGGCGCGCAGTTGCCCCAATCTTGCGTAAGCCCGTGCGTGTGCGTAGTTCCCGCATCGCGTTCGCGGTATGCGCGGGCAATCCCAATCGCTTTCTTGTCATTTGTTTGCTCCTGGGTGAGGACACCATGCCGATCTATGCTTATCGATGCGACGCCTGCGGCCACGCCAAAGATGTGCTGCAGAAGATGAGCGACGCTCCGCTGACGGATTGCCCCGCATGCGGCGCGCCGGCGTTCAAGAAGCAGCTCACCGCTGCCGGCTTCCAGCTCAAGGGTTCGGGCTGGTACGTGACGGACTTCCGCGGCGGTTCCGGTGGTGCATCGGCAGCCGCGGCGGGAACTGGTACGGCGGCCAAGACGGATGCCGCAGCGCCGACCGCACCGGCTGCGTCGTCGGACAGCGTGTCGTCTAGTGCCAGCGCGCCGGCTGCGTCCGGTGGCTGCGGCACCTCCTGCGCTTGCCACTGATTGCATCGCTTACCTTTTGGTCCATCGCCCATGAAACAGAAAACCAGCGCACTCAAGACATGGTTCCTGACCGGTCTTCTGGTGCTTGTCCCGCTCGCGATCACGCTGTGGGTGCTGTCGCTCATCATCGGTACGATGGACCAGAGCCTGGCGCTGCTGCCGTCGGCATGGCAGCCGGATCAGCTGTTCGGGCGGCGCATTCCTGGCGTGGGCGCGATTCTCACGCTGGCGTTCATCCTGATCGTGGGCGTGCTGGCGCACAACTTCATCGGCCAGAAGCTGGTGCTCTGGTGGGAAGCGCTTGTCGGCCGCATTCCCGTGGTCGGCCCGATCTATTCCAGCGTGAAGCAGGTGTCGGATACGCTGCTGTCGTCTAACGGCAATGCGTTTCGCAAGGCGCTGTTGGTGCAGTACCCACGTGAAGGCTCGTGGACGATCGCCTTCCTGACCGGCCGCCCCGGAGGTGATGTCGAGAACCACCTGCAGGGCGAGTACGTCAGTGTGTACGTGCCGACCACGCCGAACCCGACGTCGGGTTTCTTTCTGATGATGCCCAAGGCCGACACCATCGAGCTGGACATGACGGTGGACGCTGCGCTCAAGTACATCGTGTCGATGGGTGTGGTGGCGCCTGAAGCGCTGCCGCGCCGCATGGACCCGCCCGATGCCTCGCCACAGACGGAGGACCGGTCGCCGGCTCAAGGGCCGCGCGACCCTTCGAATCCGACCGCGCTGCCTGCAGAGGGCGGCGCCATCGCGGCACCCTGAGCCGGCGACGGAACGAAGTCGAACCGACGCCGGCCCCCCCCAATCAACTTTCACGCGCGACGCTGTAGTGGCGGCGCGCTTCGCGGAAAACCACAACATGCAAATGCGTACTCAATACTGCGGTCAGGTCACCGAACAACTGCTCGGCCAGAGCGTTACGCTGTCGGGCTGGGCCCATCGTCGTCGTGACCACGGTGGCGTGATCTTCATCGACCTGCGCGACCGTGAAGGTCTGGTACAGGTCGTGTGTGACCCAGACCGCCCGGAGATGTTCAAGGTGGCCGAAGGTGTGCGTAACGAGTTCTGCCTGCAGGTGAAGGGCGTCGTGCGCGCCCGCCCGGAAGGCACGACCAACGCCAACCTCACCAGCGGCAAGGTTGAAGTGCTGTGCCACGAGCTGACGGTGCTCAACGCTTCGGTCACGCCGCCGTTCCAGCTGGACGATGACAACCTGTCGGAAACCACGCGCCTGACGCATCGCGTGCTGGACCTGCGCCGCCCGCAGATGCAGTACAACCTGCGCCTGCGCTACAAGGTCGCGATGGAGGTGCGCAAGTACCTGGACGACAAGGGCTTCATCGACATCGAAACGCCGATGCTGACCAAGAGCACACCGGAAGGCGCGCGCGATTATCTGGTGCCGTCGCGCGTGAACGCCGGCCAGTTCTTCGCGCTGCCGCAGTCGCCGCAGCTCTTCAAGCAGATGCTGATGGTGTCGGGCTTCGACCGTTACTACCAGATCACCAAGTGCTTCCGCGACGAAGACCTGCGCGCCGACCGCCAGCCCGAATTCACCCAGATCGACTGCGAAACGTCGTTCCTGAGCGAGCAGGAAATCCGCGACCTGTTTGAAGAAATGATCCGCACGGTGTTCAAGAACACCATGTCGGTCGAGCTGGACGCTAAGTTCCCGGTGATGGAGTTCCGCGAGGCGATGGCCCGCTTCGGTTCGGACAAGCCGGACCTGCGCGTCAAGCTGGAGTTCACCGAGCTGACCGATGCCATGAAGGACGTCGACTTCAAGGTGTTCTCGGGCCCGGCCAACGCAGAGGGCGGCCGTGTCGTGGCACTGCGCGTGCCGGGCGGGGCGTCCCTGTCGCGTGGGGATATCGACGCCTACACCAAGTTCGTCGAAATTTATGGTGCCAAGGGCCTGGCCTGGATCAAGGTCAACGAAGCGGCCAAGGGCCGCGACGGCCTGCAATCGCCGATCGTGAAGAACCTGCACGACGCGGCCATCGCCGAGATCTTGAAGCGCAGCGGCGCACAGGATGGCGACATCCTGTTCTTCGGTGCCGACCGCGCGAAGGTCGTCAACGATGCGATGGGCGCGCTGCGTCTGAAGGTCGGCCACTCGGACTTCGCCAAGAGCACCGGCCTGTTCGAAGACGCCTGGAAGCCGCTGTGGGTGATCGACTTCCCGATGTTCGAGTACGACGAGGAAGACGCACGCTGGGTGGCAATGCACCACCCGTTCACGAGCCCGAAGGACGAGCACCTGGAATACCTGGAAACCGATCCGGGCAAGTGCATCGCCAAGGCTTACGACATGGTGCTCAACGGCTGGGAAATCGGCGGCGGCTCGGTGCGGATCTACCGCGAAGAAGTGCAGAGCAAGGTGTTCCGCGCGTTGAAAATCAACGATGAGGAAGCGCGTGCCAAGTTCGGCTTCCTGCTCGACGCACTGCAGTACGGCGCGCCCCCGCACGGCGGTATCGCGTTCGGTCTGGACCGCGTCGTCACGATGATGGCCGGTGCTGATTCGATCCGCGACGTGATCGCGTTCCCGAAGACGCAGCGTGCGCAGGATCTGCTGACGCAGGCACCGAGCCCGGTCGACGAAAAGCAGTTGCGCGAACTGCATATCCGTCTGCGCGCTGCCGAGGCAAAGGTCGCTGCACCCACGGCTGCAACGACCGCCTAAACGCCCGTTATCGCGCTTTACGACAAACCGCGCCGCCTGATAAGGGCGGCGCGGTTTGTTTTTGGGCGCTTGCATTGGGAACATTGCGTGCTAAACCGAATCTTTCGTTTCTGTCACGTTGGGTGACAACGAAGGAGGAGTGCTTAGATGGACTACATCGACTTTGCGCGCACATGGGTGGTCGCACACGCCGAGTTCCTGTTGACGTGGTTGATTGCCGCGCTGGTGGTGATACTGCTGGCGTGGATCGAGATTCGCCGTGCCACGCGGCGTGCCGCCATCGCCATGACCGAGGCCGTGGCCACCACGGTTGCGGCCTGCGTGCCAGAAATTGCCGCAGCGGCGCAGAGTGCACATCCTGGCGTGCCTGCATCGGCAACGTCACCCGGCTTGGCTGAGGCGATGCGCGCACTGGGCGCCCTTGCTGCCGAACGGATGCACTGGCTTCACGCCGTCGCGAACCTGCGTCTGCCCGAAGCGGCACTGCCGCCAGCCGCACCGGGCATGCCGGTGCATCAGCTCGTCTACGACACGCCGCGCCCGCTGGCCGAAGCCCACTTGGCGGCAGAACGCCGGTTCGCCGATCACGCGCGCGTTCTGCAGGCGGAACGCCGCGCGCTCCAAGCGCTGGAAACTGCCGAGCGCGAGGGCACCAGCGAATTGCATCGCATCGAGCGAGAAACCTCAGCCATCGTTGAACGTTTCGACCAGGCCAACGCGCAATCGGAGCAGACCGATGTGCAGCGCTTCCTCATCCAGAAATTCAACACGCTTGGCAATCGCGAACGCGAGTTGACCACGCAGCTCGCCGCGCTTCGCCAACAACTCGGCGAGCGTACGGAGGCGTTGTGGGCGCAATCGCAGCGCGCGGCCGATGACTATGCTGCGATGCTTGATCCGCTGCTGGCGGTAGCCCGTTGCAAGCTTGGTCACGAAACGGCGACGGACGAGACGGCACTGTGGCTCGCCCGCGCCCGCGCCGGACAAGGGCCGCTGCGCGCGGTTTGATTGCTGTCACGGCAGCACAGCGAGCGTCACGGTGGCACGCTTCTGGCTGCGGTAAGCTATGGCCTTGCAGCGCGATCGCGCCGTCCATCGAAGCACGCCCCCATGCCGCACAAGATTCCCGTTTCCGTTCTGGTCGTCATTCACACGCCCGACTTGCATGTGTTGGTGATGGAGCGGGCAGATCATCCGGGCTTCTGGCAATCCGTGACAGGCAGCTGCGATGCCCTCGACGAACCGCTGGCCGACACCGCCCGCCGGGAGGTGCTGGAAGAAACCAGCATCGACGCAGCCCAGCATCATCTGATCGACTGGGGCCACCAGATCGAATACGAAATCTACCCGCGCTGGCGGCATCGCTACGCGCCGGGCGTCACGCGCAACACCGAGCATTGGTTCGGCCTGCTGGTGAGCGGCAAGGTGCCGGTGCGGATGTCGCCGCGCGAGCATGTGCAGGCCGAATGGCTGCCCTATCAAGATGCCGCCGCGCGGTGCTTCTCGCGCAGCAACGCCGAAGCCATTCTGCAGTTGCCCGAACGCCTCGCTGCCTATCACGCGCGTCAGGCGGCACTGACAAAGGACCAAGCCTGACATGCTGCGTTTGCGCGTTGCCACTTACAACATCCACAAGGGCGTGACGGGCATTGCGCGGCGTGTGCGCGTGCATGACGTGCGGCAGGGTCTGCACACCATGGACGCCGACATCGTTTTCCTGCAGGAGGTGCAGGACCGCAACGACCGTCTCGTCGCCGCAGAACTGTTCGACCCGAATTACACGCAGCTGCGCTACCTTGCGACGGACGTCTATCCGCACACCGTCTATGGCCGCAATGCCGTCTACGAGCACGGGCACCACGGCAACGCCATTCTGTCGCGGTTTCCGATCCTGCTGTCGGAAAACTTGGATATCTCCGACCACCGTTTCGAGCAGCGCGGACTGCTGCACGCCGTGACCGATCTCGGCTTCGGCGAGGTGCATCTGCTGTGCGCGCACTTCGGCTTGTTCGCGCGCAGCCGGCAGAGGCAGGCGGAGGCGCTCGTCGATCGCGTGCGTTCGGTCGTGCCACCCGATGCGCCGCTCGTGGTGGCGGGCGATTTCAACGATTGGAACAACCGGCTCGATCGCACGATTTGCCAGGCGCTGGGGGCGACCGAAGTGGCCGACAAGGCCGCCGATGCGCGCCCGGTCCGCACTTTCCCCAGCCAGATGCCGTGGCTGCGGCTGGACCGCATCTACGTGCGCGGTTTCGACATCGAGCGTGCGCATGCGCTGACCGGCCGCGAATGGGCGCAGCGCTCCGATCACGTTCCCCTGCTAGCTGAACTGGCGCATCCATGAGGGTCGTGCGCGATGCGGGTCCGCTGCGCTCGGAGTGGCGGCGGGGTAAGCCCCTGCCCGGCAACGAGGTCGACCTGCTGTGCGGTGGCGCCGAGTTCTTCCCCGCACTGATCGAAGCCATCGATGCCGCTCAACGCCGCGTCGCGCTCGAAACCTACATCTACACCGACGACGCCACCGCCCACAGCGTGACCGAAGCGCTCGCCCGCGCGGCGCGCCGCGGCGTGGATGTCCACCTGACCATCGACGGCTTCGGCACCGGCCTGCTGCCCCCGAGCATCGCGGCGATGCTCGAAACGGCGGGTGTGAACTTGCGCATCTATCGTCCGGTGCGCGGTTTCCGCCTGCAGCGCCGCCACTTGCGACGGCTGCATCGCAAGATCGCCGTCGTCGATGATGACGTTGCGTTTGTAGGCGGCATCAACATCATCGACGACCTGAACCACGCGCCGTTTAACGACACCGCGCTGGGGCCGCGTTACGACTTTGCCGTGCGGGTGCGCGGCCCGCTGGTCGCGCAGATTGCGCTGACCGTTGACCGGCTCTGGTGGCAGATGGGCGTGCGCGCCGGCATGCGGGAGGTGGGCGTCACGGGCGTCGCCGCCGAGTTTCCGGTGATCACCGATACGCCGCGGCCTCGGCATCGCGGAGCATCCGGGCGAGAAAGTGAGCGCGCACCGGGTACCGTGCTGGCTTCGCTGGTGCTGCGTGACAATGTCCGTAACCGACGCGCGATCGAACGCGAATATCTGCGCGCGCTGGGTGCGGCGCGGCACGAGGTAATCATCGCCAACGCGTACTTTTTGCCGGGTGTGCGTTTCATGCGGGCGCTGGCTGCATGTCGACGGCGCGGTGTGCGCGTGCGCCTGTTGCTGCAGGGGCAGGTCGAATACCGGCTGCAGCACTACGCGACGCGGTCGCTGTATCACATGCTGCTGCGCGACAACGTCGAGATCCACGAATACACCGCGAGCTTCCTGCACGCAAAGGTGGCCGTGGTGGATGACCGCTGGGCGACGGTGGGCTCCAGCAACATCGACCCATTCAGCCTGCTGCTTGCACGCGAAGCGAACGTAGTGGTGTGGGATGCGACCGTCGCCAACGAACTGCGCGCGGCACTCGAAGATGCCATCGCCCGTCACGCACGCCGCATCTTGGCGGATGAGCATGCCGCGCGCCGCTGGTGGTGGCGCTTCGCAGATTGGTGCGCCTATCGGCTGGTGCGCATTGGCGTGGTCATCAGCGGGCGCGCGGCGCACTATTAGCAGTCACATACCTACAAAACACAACAAGACGGAGGAGACATGCAAGTCATCACAACGGATGCGGCCGCGCGCATGGTGGAGCCGGGGTGGACGGTGGCCTGCGCGGGGTTTGTCGGCGCGGGCCATGCAGAGGCGGTCACGCACGCGCTCGAGCGCCGGTTCCTGACCACCGGCGAACCGCGGGACCTTACGCTCGTCTACTCCGCCGGGCAGGGCGATCGCGCCACGCGCGGCGTCAACCACTTCGGCAATCCCGGAATGACACGCTGCGTGGTGGGCGGGCATTGGCGCTCCGCCACACGATTGGCGGACCTGGCGCTCGCCGAGCAATGCGATGCTTTCAACCTGCCTCAAGGCGTGCTCACGCATCTCTACCGCGCCATCGCGGGCGGCAAGCCCGGTGTGCTGACGAAGATGGGCCTGCACACCTTTGTCGACCCGCGCACGGAGCTTGACGCGCGCTATCACGGTGGAGCTATCAACAACCGCGCCAAGGCAGCGCAAGCTGCGGGTAAGGCGTCGTGGGTCGAGTACGAGCGCTTTCGGGGCGAAGACTATCTCTTCTACCCGAGCTTCCCGTTGCACTGCGTCTTCCTGCGGGGTACGGCTGCCGACCCACGCGGCAACATCAGCACCCACGAAGAAGCCTTTCACCACGAACTGCTGGCCATGGCGCAAGCTGCGCGCAACTCCGGCGGGATCGTCATCGCGCAGGTGCGTCGGCTCGTCGATCGGCATGACAACCTGCAGGCGATCCACGTGCCGGGCATCCTCGTCGACTACGTGGTCGTTGCTGACGATGAAACCGAACACCAGATGACCTTCGGCGAAGCGTTCAATCCGGCCTATATCCGCCCTTGGCAAGGCGAGGCAATCCAGCTCAAGGAAGACGCCATCGAAGCGAGCGAGGCGCTGGAGGCGAGCCAGCACGGCGCGCTGGATGCCCGTACGCTCGTGCAACGCCGCGCTGTGCTGGAACTGATCGCGCAGCAACCGCGGGTCGTCAACCTCGGCGTGGGCATGCCCGCGGCCGTCGGCGCCCTGGCTGAACAGGAGGGGGCGCGCGGTTTCACACTGACTGTGGAGGCCGGCCCCATCGGCGGTACGCCGGCAGATGGCCTCAGTTTCGGCGCGTCGGCCTATCCCGAAGCGGTCGTGGATCAGCCCGCGCAATTCGACTTCTACGAAGGGGGCGGCATCGATCTCGCCATCCTCGGTCTGGCGGAATTGGACGGCGCCGGCAACGTCAACGTCAGCCTGTTCGGCGAGGGCGGCGACACCATCGTTGCGGGCGTGGGGGGATTCATCAACATCACGCAGAGCGCGCGCTCCGTCGTGTTCATGGGCACACTCACCGCCGGCGGCCTCCAGGTCGAAGCCGAAGACGGCAAGCTGCGCATCGTGCGCGAAGGGCGGCTCAAGAAGATCGTGCCAGCGGTATCGCACCTCACCTTCAACGGGGAATATGCGGCCCGGTCGGGCATTCCTGTGCGCTACGTGACCGAGCGCGCCGTCTTCGAGATGCGTGACGATGGCCACGGCGCCCGGCGTCTCACTCTCACAGAAATCGCGCCCGGCATCGACCTACAGCGGGACGTATTGGATCAATGCGCCGCGGACGTTGCCGTGGCAGCGGACCTGCGTGAAATGGATGCGCGCATCTTCCGCCGTGGCGCCATGCATACCGGCATCACGCCGGTTTGATTTTCCGGCTGTTTATTTACTGATGGGTAGCACTAGAAAATCCGTCAGAAATGCTGCGCCAAGCCCCTCTTGTGGGTGCGGCGCACACCGCGCAAATCCTTTGCCTGAAAGGGTTTGCAGGATTCGCGCTGCGCTGCGAAAGGTGACGATTCAATGTCGCCATTTAGATGCCGCTTTCTAATAAAACACTTGCCGCTCAAAGGCCCCCTGTAAATAATTGAACGACCGTTCGATTTTGGGCTAGAGTGTTTGCGCAGGCTGGTTTACAGTCCTGCCCGGCACGCAAAAGGCGCCCTGCAGCAAGCCAATTTTCTCGCGTGTCACGCCCCAGAAAAGAACGGAGAGAAATCATCATGCGTCACCCGACCGCTCGTCTCGAATCGAATCACGCAGCAGCTACGCCGATGCGCAAGGGCGAGCTGACACGTGCAGCGATTCTCGATGCCGCGCTGGAACTGGCCTCGCGCGACGGACTGGAAGGACTGACGATCGGTGTGCTCGCGGAGCGCATGCAGATGAGCAAGAGCGGGGTGTTTGCACACTTCGGCTCGCGTGAGGATCTGCAGGTGGAAGTGGTTCGCGAGTATCACAAACGGTTCGAGCAGGAAGTCTTCTACCCGAGCTTGACGGAACCGCGCGGTCTGCCGCGCCTGTGGAGCATGGTGCGACGCTGGATGGAGCGCCGCATTCAGGAAGTGACCACGGGCTGCATCTACATCAGCGGCGCGGTGGAGTACGACGATCGTGCCGAAAGCCCGGTGCGTGACGAACTCGTCAAGAGCGTGACGATCTGGCGTGCGGCATTGGCCCGTGCGATCGCTCAGGCAAAGGAAGAGGGCCACCTGCGTGCAGAAGCGGACCCGCAATTGATGCTCTTCGAGATGTACAGCCTGGAGTTAGGGCTGCATCACGATGCGCGTTTCCTGCGGTTGCCGAACAGCGCCGAACTGGCCATGGTGGCGCTCAACAAACTCATTCAGTCTTACCGAACCTGACGCGGCATCGCACACCTAGCGGTCGCGCAGTACACACCAAGGAGTTGCAAGATGGGTCAATACACCGCACCGCTGCGTGACATGCAGTTTGTTCTCCATGAGCTTCTCGGCGTCGAGAACCACCTGAAGGAGATGCCGCAGCACGCGGAGATCGATGCCGACACCATCAACCAGGTGATCGAAGAAGCCGGCAAGTTCTGCTCTGAAGTCATCTTCCCGCTCAATCAATCTGGCGATCGCGAGGGCTGCACGTACCACGGCGACGGCGTGGTGACTGCACCCAAGGGTTTCAAGAAAGCCTATCAACAGTACGTCGAGGCCGGCTGGCCCTCGCTGGGCTGCGATCCCGAGTACGGCGGCCAGGGTCTGCCCATCCTGATCAACAACGCGCTGTACGAGATGCTGAACTCGGCCAACCAGGCCTGGACGATGTATCCGGGCCTGTCGCATGGCGCCTACGAAGCCTTGCACGCACACGGCACCGACGAGCTCAAGCAGCGGTATCTGCCGAAGCTGGTGTCGGGCGTGTGGACTGGCACGATGTGTCTGACCGAGCCGCATTGCGGCACCGACCTGGGCATTCTGCGCACCAAGGCTGAACCGCTGGCCGATGGCTCGTATGCCATCACCGGCACGAAGATCTTCATCTCGGCGGGCGAGCACGACCTGGCCGAGAACATCATTCACCTGGTGCTGGCACGTCTGCCGGACGCGCCGGGCGGCACGAAGGGCATCTCGCTGTTCGTGGTGCCGAAGTTCATCCCCGATGCCAACGGCAACCCGGGCGAGCGCAACGGCGTGAAATGCGGTTCCATCGAACACAAGATGGGCATCCACGGCAACGCCACCTGCGTGATCAACCTGGATGGCGCAAAAGGTTGGATGGTCGGCGAGCCGAACAAGGGCCTGAACGCCATGTTCGTGATGATGAACGCAGCGCGTCTGGGCGTCGGCATGCAGAGCCTGGGCTTGACCGAAGTCGCTTATCAAAACTCCGCTGCCTACGCCAAGGAACGCCTGCAGATGCGTAGCCTGTCGGGCCCGAAGGCACCGGACAAGCCGGCCGACCCGATCATCGTGCACCCGGATGTGCGCCGCATGCTGCTGACGCAGCGTGCCTTCGCCGAAGGCGGCCGGGCATTCAGCTACTGGATCGCCCTGCAGATCGACCGCGAGCTGTCGCACAAAGACGAGTCCGTGCGCAAGGAGGCGGCTGACCTGGTCGCACTGCTGACGCCGATCGCCAAGGCTTTCCTGAGCGACAACGCATTCATCGCCACCAACGAAGGCATGCAGGTGTTCG
This window contains:
- a CDS encoding FmdB family zinc ribbon protein; amino-acid sequence: MPIYAYRCDACGHAKDVLQKMSDAPLTDCPACGAPAFKKQLTAAGFQLKGSGWYVTDFRGGSGGASAAAAGTGTAAKTDAAAPTAPAASSDSVSSSASAPAASGGCGTSCACH
- a CDS encoding endonuclease/exonuclease/phosphatase family protein; the encoded protein is MLRLRVATYNIHKGVTGIARRVRVHDVRQGLHTMDADIVFLQEVQDRNDRLVAAELFDPNYTQLRYLATDVYPHTVYGRNAVYEHGHHGNAILSRFPILLSENLDISDHRFEQRGLLHAVTDLGFGEVHLLCAHFGLFARSRQRQAEALVDRVRSVVPPDAPLVVAGDFNDWNNRLDRTICQALGATEVADKAADARPVRTFPSQMPWLRLDRIYVRGFDIERAHALTGREWAQRSDHVPLLAELAHP
- a CDS encoding methyltransferase domain-containing protein, with protein sequence MAEPPVFQSRDAADPAFWDERFSREHTPWDAAGVPAAFQQFCESQPAPLSTLIPGCGSAYEAGWLAERGWPVTAIDFAPSAVASARAVLGPHADVVEMADFFGFSPARSVQWIYERAFLCAMPRRLWPDYAAQVAKLLPPGGLLAGFFAVVEGREAVPKGPPFETTQPELDALLSPAFERISDIPIAEADSIPVFAGRERWQVWRRRAD
- the nudB gene encoding dihydroneopterin triphosphate diphosphatase, coding for MPHKIPVSVLVVIHTPDLHVLVMERADHPGFWQSVTGSCDALDEPLADTARREVLEETSIDAAQHHLIDWGHQIEYEIYPRWRHRYAPGVTRNTEHWFGLLVSGKVPVRMSPREHVQAEWLPYQDAAARCFSRSNAEAILQLPERLAAYHARQAALTKDQA
- a CDS encoding DUF502 domain-containing protein — protein: MKQKTSALKTWFLTGLLVLVPLAITLWVLSLIIGTMDQSLALLPSAWQPDQLFGRRIPGVGAILTLAFILIVGVLAHNFIGQKLVLWWEALVGRIPVVGPIYSSVKQVSDTLLSSNGNAFRKALLVQYPREGSWTIAFLTGRPGGDVENHLQGEYVSVYVPTTPNPTSGFFLMMPKADTIELDMTVDAALKYIVSMGVVAPEALPRRMDPPDASPQTEDRSPAQGPRDPSNPTALPAEGGAIAAP
- the aspS gene encoding aspartate--tRNA ligase, producing MQMRTQYCGQVTEQLLGQSVTLSGWAHRRRDHGGVIFIDLRDREGLVQVVCDPDRPEMFKVAEGVRNEFCLQVKGVVRARPEGTTNANLTSGKVEVLCHELTVLNASVTPPFQLDDDNLSETTRLTHRVLDLRRPQMQYNLRLRYKVAMEVRKYLDDKGFIDIETPMLTKSTPEGARDYLVPSRVNAGQFFALPQSPQLFKQMLMVSGFDRYYQITKCFRDEDLRADRQPEFTQIDCETSFLSEQEIRDLFEEMIRTVFKNTMSVELDAKFPVMEFREAMARFGSDKPDLRVKLEFTELTDAMKDVDFKVFSGPANAEGGRVVALRVPGGASLSRGDIDAYTKFVEIYGAKGLAWIKVNEAAKGRDGLQSPIVKNLHDAAIAEILKRSGAQDGDILFFGADRAKVVNDAMGALRLKVGHSDFAKSTGLFEDAWKPLWVIDFPMFEYDEEDARWVAMHHPFTSPKDEHLEYLETDPGKCIAKAYDMVLNGWEIGGGSVRIYREEVQSKVFRALKINDEEARAKFGFLLDALQYGAPPHGGIAFGLDRVVTMMAGADSIRDVIAFPKTQRAQDLLTQAPSPVDEKQLRELHIRLRAAEAKVAAPTAATTA
- the clsB gene encoding cardiolipin synthase ClsB; translation: MRVVRDAGPLRSEWRRGKPLPGNEVDLLCGGAEFFPALIEAIDAAQRRVALETYIYTDDATAHSVTEALARAARRGVDVHLTIDGFGTGLLPPSIAAMLETAGVNLRIYRPVRGFRLQRRHLRRLHRKIAVVDDDVAFVGGINIIDDLNHAPFNDTALGPRYDFAVRVRGPLVAQIALTVDRLWWQMGVRAGMREVGVTGVAAEFPVITDTPRPRHRGASGRESERAPGTVLASLVLRDNVRNRRAIEREYLRALGAARHEVIIANAYFLPGVRFMRALAACRRRGVRVRLLLQGQVEYRLQHYATRSLYHMLLRDNVEIHEYTASFLHAKVAVVDDRWATVGSSNIDPFSLLLAREANVVVWDATVANELRAALEDAIARHARRILADEHAARRWWWRFADWCAYRLVRIGVVISGRAAHY
- a CDS encoding sodium:solute symporter family protein translates to MLIWFVIVYWVISVGIGLWAALRVRNTADFAVAGRSLPFYVVTATVFATWFGSEAVLGIPAEFLKDGLHGVVADPFGSSLCLVLVGLFFAKPLYRMNLLTIGDFYRNRFGRVAETLTTLCIVVSYLGWVAAQIKALGLVFYTVSDGAVSQDLGMMIGAGSVLVYTLFGGMWSVAVTDFIQMIIIVIGMLYIGWEVSGQAGGVGTVVAHAAASGKFSFWPAFNPIEIIGFVTAWITMMLGSIPQQDVFQRVTSSRTERIAGTASVLGGVLYFMFAFVPMFLAYSATLIDPQMVAKYIDTDSQMILPNLVLQHAPIFAQVMFFGALLSAIKSCASATLLAPSVTFAENVLRPLLPNMDDKRFLRVMQAVVLTFTVLVTLFALNSHLSIFHMVESAYKVTLVAAFVPLAFGLFWKRATKQGGLLAIIVGLAAWIWCEVFLPNAMLPPQLVGLLASFGAMVLGSLGPQWIENRAPTTKAATQA